In Pyricularia oryzae 70-15 chromosome 2, whole genome shotgun sequence, one genomic interval encodes:
- a CDS encoding leptomycin B resistance protein pmd1 translates to MGSAAVGRSPSTEKPSLEKGSGVAASSKPVEAANSKDEEPADGGFKSFVRIFTFARPIDYVTLSVALLGAFVSGAAMALTNLVLGQFVNILGDFSTGASSPEQFRAGAGEYALRFVYIGIARLAGVYLYATLSTYAAYHTTRNLRHAYLRAALSQEVAFFDRGTAGSISAQATSNGKLIQSGIAEKLGTVFQALATFVGAFIIAFVANWKLTLILICIAPALVIVMGIVAGADSKVEAQVLKVQAQGAGFAETILSSARNVHAFSLRARLMHRFDEYLEEANRLGNKKNAIYGAFFSAEYTIVYLGLALAFWQGLNLVARGEVPNVGVVYTVMMCVITGTISITSVAPSTIAFSRAASGAAELFRLIDRTSEINPFDKSGERPTEIEGSLEFDSVTFAYPTRPGINVLKDFSLQIPAGKVTALVGMSGSGKSTCIGLIERWYNPTAGAVKLDGRPINELNLNWLRTNVRLVQQEPVLFNGTVFENIANGLVGTPLEKASPAEQKESIERAAATAFAHDFIMTLPEGYQTRIGERGGLLSGGQKQRIAIARSIVSDPRILLLDEATSALDPHAEGIVQQALDNASRERTTVVIAHKLATIRGADNIVVMAKGEIVEQGTHDELLARGEAGAYFRMVQAQRLSKMSAAAEGDDDGVEGGAAKSVDSSDDEGNKRGVGVEGDAAMDDVAQMQSVVRYKTAEREHVAALQNRENFELYPRSGFVHTVIKLIADSPELKWVYAVVLITCVTGGALIIVQAVILSLTLDVFNAPDLTAVLPRGNFLASMFVVIAAASFMSWFANGWATNIMAQTLSRKVRRTLLNGYLRQDLQFFDRDENTVGALTARLDSHPQSVLELMGFNLGIMLSAIVSIVGSSILAIAVSWKLGLVGVFAGLPPLLVAGWLRIRLETKMDNKADARFSNSASLASESIMAIRTISSLATEESVLQKYTAELDRASSSLKRPLFVMMIWFAFTQAAEYFVLALGFWYGARLMSFGEATFYEFFVAFIGVFFAGQQASILFTFSSSFTKALHAANYYFWIKSLDPTIRETDQNRNKGPRDNVGSIELDQVRFAYPLRPDAQVLRGVSLQVKPGSFVALVGASGCGKSTAMALLERFYDPSKGRIIIDGADELCDLNPRLYRQHVSLVQQEPTLYPGSIRDNVAYGVDVADDQAAQFGKQHGGAEAVADEQIEAALRAANAWDFVCSLPEGTATGCGTSGSQLSGGQRQRIAIARALVRDPRVLLLDEATSALDTESEKVVQAALAEAARAGGRITVAVAHRLSTVRDADLICVFYAGRIAEAGTHEELLGMGGLYSKMCEAQSLDRKA, encoded by the exons ATGGGTTCCGCGGCCGTAGGGCGCAGCCCCAGCACCGAGAAACCATCACTCGAAAAGGGCTCGGGGGTTGCAGCATCCAGTAAGCCTGTAGAGGCTGCCAACAGCAAAGATGAAGAGCCGGCGGATGGGGGTTTCAAGAGCTTCGTC AGGATATTCACCTTTGCCAGGCCCATCGACTATGTCACGCTGTCGGTGGCACTCCTGGGGGCGTTCGTGTCGGGAGCCGCCATGGCGTTGACGAACCTCGTCCTGGGCCAGTTCGTCAACATCCTCGGCGACTTCTCCACGGGGGCATCGTCGCCGGAGCAGTTCCGGGCGGGCGCGGGCGAGTACGCGCTGCGCTTCGTCTACATTGGAATCGCCCGCCTGGCCGGCGTCTACCTCTACGCCACGCTGTCGACGTATGCCGCCTACCACACCACGCGCAACCTCCGCCACGCATATCTGCGCGCGGCGCTGTCTCAGGAGGTGGCCTTCTTCGACCGCGGCACCGCCGGGTCCATCTCGGCGCAGGCCACGTCCAACGGCAAGCTCATCCAGTCGGGCATCGCCGAGAAGCTGGGCACGGTCTTCCAGGCGCTGGCCACCTTTGTCGGCGCATTTATTATCGCCTTTGTCGCCAATTGGAAGCTGACGCTGATTTTGATCTGCATCGCACCGGCTCTGGTCATTGTTATGGGCATCGTGGCCGGCGCGGATAGCAAGGTCGAGGCCCAGGTGTTGAAGGTGCAGGCCCAAGGGGCAGGTTTCGCAGAGACCATCCTCTCGAGCGCACGGAATGTGCACGCCTTTAGCCTTCGTGCTCGTTTGATGCATCGGTTCGACGAATACCTCGAAGAAGCCAACCGGCTAGGCAATAAGAAGAATGCCATTTATGGCGCCTTTTTCAGCGCCGAGTATACGATTGTCTACTTGGGTCTTGCTCTGGCATTTTGGCAGGGACTGAACTTGGTTGCCAGAGGCGAGGTGCCCAATGTTGGAGTCGTCTATAC CGTGATGATGTGCGTCATTACGGGTACAATCTCCATCACCTCTGTTGCGCCCTCGACAATAGCTTTCAGCAGGGCCGCCTCGGGAGCCGCCGAGCTCTTTCGCCTTATCGACCGAACATCCGAGATCAACCCCTTTGACAAGTCTGGCGAGAGGCCGACAGAGATTGAGGGTTCTCTCGAGTTTGACAGCGTGACGTTTGCGTATCCCACTCGTCCTGGTATTAATGTGTTGAAGGACTTTTCCTTGCAaattccggctggcaaagtaacagctttggtg GGCATGAGCGGCTCGGGCAAATCTACTTGCATCGGCCTCATCGAGAGATGGTACAACCCCACCGCCGGAGCCGTCAAACTCGACGGCCGGCCCATCAACGAACTCAACCTGAACTGGCTGCGCACAAACGTCCGGTTGGTGCAGCAAGAACCTGTGCTTTTCAACGGAACAGTCTTTGAGAACATTGCGAACGGACTGGTAGGAACCCCATTGGAAAAGGCATCACCGGCAGAGCAAAAGGAAAGCATCGAGAGGGCTGCAGCGACAGCGTTTGCACACGATTTCATCATGACCCTGCCAGAGGGCTACCAGACGCGCATCGGAGAGCGTGGTGGACTTCTCTCGGGTGGCCAGAAACAGAGGATTGCGATTGCTAGGAGCATCGTCTCGGACCCGAGGATCCTGCTGCTCGACGAAGCGACGAGCGCCCTCGACCCCCACGCCGAAGGCATAGTGCAGCAGGCGCTCGACAACGCATCGCGCGAGCGCACCACCGTGGTCATCGCCCACAAGCTCGCAACCATCCGCGGCGCGGACAACATCGTGGTTATGGCCAAGGGGGAGATAGTGGAGCAGGGCACGCACGACGAGTTGCTGGCCCGCGGCGAGGCCGGCGCCTATTTCCGCATGGTGCAGGCGCAGAGGCTCTCCAAGATGTCGgccgcggccgagggcgacgacgacggcgtgGAGGGCGGCGCTGCGAAATCGGTCGACAGCTCCGACGACGAAGGCAACAAGCGAGGTGTTGGCGTCGAGGGCGATGCCGCCATGGACGATGTGGCGCAGATGCAGTCCGTCGTCAGGTACAAGACTGCCGAGCGCGAGCACGTCGCAGCCTTGCAGAACCGCGAGAACTTTGAGCTGTACCCGCGCTCTGGCTTTGTCCACACGGTCATCAAGCTGATCGCCGACAGCCCGGAGCTCAAGTGGGTGTACGCCGTGGTGCTCATCACATGCGTCACTGGAG GTGCTCTCATCATTGTCCAAGCCGTCATCCTGTCCCTGACACTCGATGTATTCAACGCCCCTGACCTGACGGCTGTTCTACCTCGCGGAAACTTCCTCGCCTCCATGTTTGTCGTCATTGCCGCGGCGAGTTTCATGTCGTGGTTCGCAAACGGCTGGGCCACAAACATCATGGCCCAGACCCTCAGCCGCAAGGTCAGGCGCACACTGCTCAACGGCTACCTGCGACAGGATCTGCAGTTTTTCGACCGGGACGAAAACACCGTGGGGGCCCTGACGGCACGGCTCGACTCGCACCCGCAATCCGTCCTCGAGCTCATGGGGTTCAACCTAGGGATTATGCTGAGCGCCATAGTCAGCATTGTCGGCTCGTCGATCCTGGCCATCGCGGTTTCGTGGAAGCTGGGCCTGGTGGGCGTGTTTGCTGGCCTTccgccgctgctggtggCGGGCTGGCTGCGCATCCGGCTCGAGACCAAGATGGACAACAAGGCCGACGCCAGGTTTTCCAACAGCGCGTCGCTGGCTTCCGAGTCCATCATGGCCATACGCACCATCTCGTCCCTCGCGACGGAGGAATCGGTGCTCCAAAAGTACACGGCCGAGCTGGACAGGGCGAGCTCGTCGTTGAAGAGGCCATTGTTTGTCATGATGATTTGGTTTGCGTTTACGCAAGCGGCAGAGTATTTTGTGCTGGCCCTTGGCTTTTG GTATGGCGCCCGCCTCATGTCCTTTGGCGAGGCGACATTCTACGAATTCTTCGTTGCCTTTATTGGAGTATTCTTTGCCGGTCAGCAAGCCAGCATTTTGTTTACCTTCTCCAGCAGTTTCACCAAAGCTCTACACGCAGCCAACTACTACTTTTGGATCAAGAGCCTCGACCCGACGATCCGTGAAACAGACCAAAACCGCAACAAGGGACCAAGGGACAATGTCGGCTCGATCGAACTCGACCAGGTCAGGTTCGCCTACCCACTCAGGCCAGACGCCCAAGTCCTCCGAGGCGTCTCGCTACAGGTAAAACCAGGTTCCTTTGTCGCCCTCGTCGGCGCGTCCGGCTGCGGCAAATCTACAGCCATGGCCCTGCTGGAGAGGTTCTACGACCCGTCCAAGGGCAGGATCATCATCGACGGCGCGGACGAGCTGTGCGACCTCAACCCGCGACTCTACCGCCAACACGTCTCGCTGGTGCAGCAAGAACCCACACTGTACCCGGGCTCGATCCGCGACAACGTGGCCTACGGCGTCGACGTGGCCGACGACCAGGCAGCGCAGTTTGGCAAGCAGCacggcggcgccgaggccGTGGCGGACGAACAGATCGAGGCGGCGCTGCGGGCGGCCAACGCGTGGGACTTTGTGTGCTCGCTGCCCGAGGGCACGGCGACGGGGTGCGGCACGTCGGGCAGCCAGCTGTCGGGCGGGCAGCGGCAACGCATCGCCATCGCGCGAGCGCTCGTCCGCGACCCGcgcgtgctgctgctggacgaGGCCACCAGCGCCCTCGACACCGAGTCGGAAAAGGTGGTGCAGGCCGccctggccgaggcggcgcgcgccggcggccgcatcaccgtcgccgtcgcccaCCGCCTCTCCACCGTGCGGGACGCCGATCTGATTTGCGTGTTTTACGCCGGCAGGATCGCCGAGGCCGGCACGCACGAGGAGCTGCTGGGGATGGGAGGGCTGTATAGCAAGATGTGTGAGGCGCAGAGCCTTGATCGGAAGGCTTGA
- a CDS encoding calcium permease, with product MASSRSRSRRNSDLSDAPSPTDTRAPSRRETGPSTNISTQDYGLSESFQSTDTVRRRPEAGYGSMISPTPGNLQPQAEGSTSDRPQGGSRSSQPAMRSPMIGGDRARLNPRKPPISRRASSNTQAPHRGEVFSVDDATDEVEAQRQGSYTHSTTRRRTAAPPILSRVHSRTSNVEEEDEDSEQPQAHSTRPSSRGNMDRPNDDNEEHLLDLSDGGDDVEEDHVSEEDDDGDLSDAESFTLKDRQQAINETHPFGIRLWKPALYKKDRSVQKTAEGDIHSTPGGRVSSWLLLFNLIWTLCFGWWMAAIAFIGAVVCFLFAAAPSGREYGRILWGLAGYLFYPFGKFISLEQQEAYLDEDQGEGRSISEYEQWQSGDLEYGRLFFGPDRNRSIVGRSRRSIDSAPSETDSLLGGRSARSANRSDSDLPSSKRRLFGRGKWTIGRVIFFLFFYLLLMPSLFIVSGICWLLVFWIPMGKVTMLLIDHLRRHPLALNFGSDISLARDPDTPHSSTIIVCTYRAVGSKYWKYTVDGTNIFLINLMAVVLFVVLDWLVLAGVFHVDNFLTSQAFLFVAGLFSIIPLAYFIGQAVASISAQSSMGLGAAINAFFSTIVEVFLYCVALKQGKGQLVEGSIVGSIFAGVLFLPGLSMCFGAIKRKTQRFNARSAGVTSTMLLFAVIGAFGPTLFYQIYGTHELNCLDCVSFVEGAPHDPRARDCRRCFFSQTPALDDRFYLEAVRPYCYLAACMLFFSYIIGLWFTLRTHAAVIWNTEIDEKKHEDHPHFHQPARSVMHSVADTTGTDIRDTNAYKRILGHSLRQAGLHPHDSIGGSSSGTATGTNGRGNGSATTPHLVPPKGSMSSDHGVHIPGLSEAENQCLVQQVAEIAATAATVAVLPRATSTRNVHGSGHRTSQTPTPALRSVATFPTEDEATAQAHAAHSTAAGGGGHGHDAPNWSRLKSSVILMGATVLYAIIAEILVDSVDFVLEGYSIDEKFLGITLFALVPNTTEFLNAISFAMNGNIALSMEIGSAYALQVCLLQVPALVLYSAFYSPTTPPVEGPEGDLARYTFSLLFPQWDMVTVILCVFLLSYMYGEGKSNYFKGSILLLSYLVVIVGFYFSGYTAGANDLGITRFDRMGGDGAYVSHTDSFKTIGRKSSGFAY from the exons ATGGCGTCGTCGAGATCGAGATCTCGCCGCAACAGCGACTTGTCTGATGCACCCTCGCCAACCGACACGCGAGCACCATCAAGGCGCGAAACAGGCCCTAGTACCAACATATCCACCCAAGATTATGGTCTTTCTGAGAGCTTCCAGTCCACCGATACCGTCCGGAGAAGACCGGAAGCTGGCTATG GCAGCATGATCTCACCAACACCTGGGAACCTGCAACCCCAGGCAGAAGGCTCCACGTCCGACCGTCCTCAAGGGGGAAGTCGATCAAGCCAGCCTGCCATGAGGTCTCCCATGATAGGTGGCGACCGAGCAAGATTGAACCCCAGGAAGCCACCCATTTCTCGTCGTGCAAGCTCTAATACGCAAGCTCCCCATCGAGGTGAAGTCTTTTCGGTCGACGACGCCACCGACGAGGTTGAGGCCCAACGCCAAGGCAGCTACACCCACTCAACCACGCGGAGGCGTACCGCAGCACCTCCGATTCTGTCTAGGGTGCATTCGCGAACGAGCAAtgttgaggaggaggatgaagacTCTGAACAACCGCAAGCCCACTCAACCAGGCCTAGTAGCAGGGGGAATATGGACCGTCCCAATGACGACAATGAGGAGCACCTCCTAGACCTGAGCGACGGTGGGGATGATGTCGAGGAGGACCACGTTAGTGAAGAGGATGACGATGGCGACTTGAGCGACGCAGAGAGCTTTACCCTCAAGGATAGGCAGCAAGCCATCAACGAAACACATCCCTTCGGTATACGGCTATGGAAGCCTGCACTGTACAAGAAAGATCGTTCAGTCCAGAAGACGGCTGAGGGAGATATTCACTCAACGCCTGGCGGCCGGGTAAGCAGCTGGCTTCTGCTGTTCAACTTGATCTGGACCCTATGTTTCGGATGGTGGATGGCTGCCATTGCATTCATTGGAGCAGTTGTTTGCTTCCTGTTTGCGGCCGCGCCCAGCGGCCGTGAGTACGGGCGCATACTCTGGGGCCTGGCAGGCTATCTGTTCTACCCATTTGGCAAGTTCATCAGTCTTGAGCAGCAAGAGGCGTATCTGGACGAGGATCAGGGCGAAGGGCGCAGCATCAGCGAATATGAGCAATGGCAGAGTGGAGACCTCGAGTACGGCCGTCTCTTCTTTGGGCCTGACCGCAACCGATCCATCGTCGGTCGCTCGCGCAGGAGCATCGACTCAGCTCCCAGTGAGACGGACAGCCTCCTCGGTGGACGTTCAGCTCGGAGTGCCAATCGCTCGGACTCGGATCTCCCGTCCTCCAAGAGGCGCCTGTTCGGGCGTGGCAAGTGGACCATTGGCCGCGtgattttcttcttgttcttctacCTCCTTCTGATGCCATCTTTGTTCATCGTGTCTGGGATCTGCTGGCTTCTGGTTTTCTGGATCCCCATGGGAAAGGTAACCATGCTCTTGATAGACCACTTGAGGCGGCATCCGCTGGCACTGAACTTTGGGTCGGATATCTCGCTGGCTCGTGACCCTGACACGCCACATTCGTCAACCATAATCGTGTGCACCTACAGAGCTGTGGGCTCCAAGTACTGGAAGTACACGGTGGACGGCACAAACATCTTCTTGATCAACCTCATGGCAGTCGTGCTGTTTGTTGTCCTCGACTGGCTTGTATTGGCCGGAGTGTTCCATGTGGATAACTTCTTGACTTCGCAAGCCTTCCTGTTCGTGGCAGGACTCTTCTCCATCATTCCGCTGGCTTACTTCATCGGACAGGCAGTGGCGTCTATTTCTGCACAGTCGTCCATGGGTCTCGGCGCTGCGATCAATGCCTTCTTCTCGACAATCGTCGAGGTTTTCCTGTATTGTGTTGCGCTCAAGCAAGGCAAAGGCCAGCTTGTGGAAGGCAGCATTGTGGGCAGCATATTCGCCGGTGTGCTATTCTTGCCTGGGCTATCGATGTGCTTTGGTGCGATAAAACGCAAAACGCAAAGGTTCAACGCGCGCTCCGCTGGTGTTACTTCGACAATGCTTCTTTTCGCTGTCATTGGAGCTTTCGGGCCTACCTTGTTCTACCAGATATACGGCACTCACGAGCTCAACTGCCTCGACTGCGTCAGCTTTGTTGAAGGCGCTCCTCACGACCCTCGTGCACGGGATTGCCGACGCTGCTTCTTCTCCCAAACTCCGGCACTTGACGATCGCTTCTATCTCGAGGCAGTCCGCCCCTACTGTTACTTGGCAGCATGCATGCTTTTCTTCTCATACATCATCGGTCTCTGGTTCACCCTCCGTACGCATGCAGCGGTGATCTGGAACACTGAGATTGATGAGAAAAAACACGAGGACCATCCCCACTTCCATCAGCCCGCTCGCTCCGTGATGCATTCCGTCGCCGACACGACCGGTACCGACATTCGCGACACGAACGCCTACAAGCGAATTTTAGGCCACTCCCTTAGGCAGGCTGGGCTACACCCTCACGACAGCATCGGCGGCTCGTCCAGCGGCACTGCTACCGGGACGAATGGGCGCGGCAACGGCTCTGCGACGACTCCACATCTGGTACCGCCCAAGGGAAGCATGTCCTCGGACCACGGAGTTCATATCCCCGGGCTTTCGGAGGCGGAGAATCAGTGCTTGGTTCAACAGGTAGCAGAGATTGCGGCCACGGCGGCCACAGTTGCCGTCCTTCCTAGGGCGACTTCTACGCGCAACGTACATGGTTCCGGGCACAGGACCTCGCAGACGCCGACTCCGGCTCTGCGCAGTGTTGCTACATTTCCCACTGAAGACGAAGCTACCGCTCAGGCGCATGCAGCCCACAGTACAGCAGCCGGTGGTGGAGGACATGGGCACGACGCGCCCAACTGGAGCAGACTCAAGTCGTCGGTCATTCTCATGGGTGCTACTGTTCTTTACGCCATCATTGCCGAGATCCTGGTCGACTCGGTTGATTTTGTGCTCGAGGGCTACTCTATTGACGAGAAGTTCCTTGGAATTACCCTGTTTGCACTTGTTCCAAACACCACCGAGTTCCTG AATGCCATCTCTTTTGCTATGAACGGTAACATTGCACTGTCCATGGAAATCGGATCGGCATATGCGTTGCAGGTCTGTCTATTGCAGGTACCTGCTCTGGTTCTTTATTCGGCATTCTACTCGCCAACAACACCCCCGGTTGAAGGGCCAGAGGGGGACCTTGCTCGTTATACATTTTCTCTACTGTTCCCGCAATGGGACATGGTCACTGTTATTCTTTGCGTCTTCCTGCTTAGCTACATGTAcggcgaggggaagagcAACTACTTCAAGGGCAGCATCCTGCTTCTCAGCTACCTGGTTGTCATTGTCGGTTTCTACTTCAGCGGCTATACTGCGGGCGCGAACGACCTTGGCATCACCAGGTTTGACAGGATGGGCGGTGATGGTGCATACGTTAGCCACACCGACTCGTTCAAAACTATTGGGAGAAAGAGCAGCGGGTTTGCTTATTAA
- a CDS encoding choline transporter: MSQKQVTSDDSLAGNGFATGSQARNDSNKDLAGMHRSHSGMDSNDSANQVLESLGYKPELQRNRSTWQVAFMSFVLASIPYGLATTMFYPLIGGGPVNIIWGWVLVSLIIICVAASLGEITSVYPTAGGVYYQAFMLADPSWRRAASWICGWLYVVGNITITLAVNFGTTLFLVACINVFKYDVDGVPTGIFEGQPYQVFLIFLGLTLFCNAVSSLGNKWLPILDTAAIFWTFAGVIAIMVTVLALAKAGRRDAAFVFGHFETNSGWPAGWSFCVGLLHAGYATSSTGMIISMCEEVRMPSTQVPKAMVATVVLNTFAGLLFMIPLVFVLPDIQYLIGLASGQPVPEIILAAVGEPGAAIALLMPLLVLAIICGIGCTTAASRCTWAFARDGAIPGAQWWRVINEKLDVPLNAMMLSMAVQIILGLIYFGSSAAFNAFSGVGVICLTASYATPIAINLFKGRKATANAKFQLGRMGVFCNIVALAWSALAMPLFCMPSYLPVTPETVNYAPVVFVAATIVSGVWYIVWGRENYAGPPVQEEYN, from the exons ATGTCGCAAAAGCAGGTGACATCGGACGACAGCTTGGCGGGCAATGGCTTTGCTACCGGCAGCCAAGCTAGGAACGACAGCAACAAGGACCTCGCCGGCATGCACCGGTCGCACAGCGGCATGGACAGCAACGACTCGGCCAACCAGGTTCTCGAGTCCCTGGGCTACAAGCCGGAGCTTCAGCGAAACCGCTCGACGTGGCAGGTGGCATTCATGTCCTTTGTCCTCGCCTCGATCCCCTACGGCCTGGCGACCACCATGTTCTACCCCTTGATCGGCGGTGGTCCCGTCAACATCATCTGGGGATGGGTCCTCGTGTCGCTGATCATCATCTGCGTCGCCGCGTCCCTCGGAGAAATCACCAGCGTCTATCCCACCGCCGGAGGCGTCTACTACCAGGCCTTTATGCTGGCGGATCCCAGCTGGCGCCGCGCCGCATCGTGGATCTGTGGCTGGCTGTACGTCGTCGGAAACATCACCAttaccctggccgtcaaCTTTGGCACCACGCTGTTCTTGGTCGCATGCATCAACGTTTTCAAGTACGACGTTGACGGAGTCCCTACGGGCATCTTCGAGGGACAGCCGTACCAGGTCTTCTTGATCTTCCTCGGTCTCACTCTGTTCTGCAACGCTGTCTCGTCTCTTGGCAACAAGTGGCTGCCAATCCTGGAT ACTGCCGCCATTTTCTGGACCTTTGCTGGCGTCATTGCGATTATGGTCACGGTCCTTGCGCTTGCCAAGGCCGGTCGCCGTGATGCTGCGTTTGTCTTTGGTCACTTTGAGACCAACTCTGGCTGGCCCGCCGGCTGGTCTTTCTGCGTTGGTctgttgcacgccggatatgCGACCTCGTCGACGGGAATGATCATCTC CATGTGTGAGGAGGTTCGCATGCCCTCGACCCAGGTCCCCAAGGCCATGGTCGCCACCGTTGTGCTCAACACCTTTGCCGGTCTGTTGTTCATGATCCCCTTGGTCTTTGTCCTTCCCGACATCCAGTACCTGATCGGCCTCGCATCTGGTCAACCCGTTCCCGAGATCatcctcgccgccgtcggCGAACCCGGTGCTGCGATTGCGCTGCTCATGCCCCTGCTGGTCCTGGCCATCATTTGCGGTATCGGCTGCACGACCGCCGCCTCCCGCTGCACTTGGGCTTTTGCTCGCGACGGTGCTATTCCTGGTGCACAGTGGTGGCGCGTCATCAACGAGAAGCTCGACGTGCCCTTGAACGCCATGATGCTCTCAATGGCCGTGCAGATCATCCTCGGCCTCATCTACTTTGGCTCGTCGGCTGCATTCAACGCCTTCTCCGGCGTCGGCGTCATCTGCCTCACGGCCTCGTACGCCACCCCGATCGCCATCAACCTGTTCAAGGGTCGCAAGGCTACCGCCAACGCCAAGTTCCAGCTCGGTCGCATGGGAGTCTTTTGCAACATTGTCGCCCTCGCCTGGTCTGCGCTCGCCATGCCGCTCTTTTGCATGCCGAGCTACCTGCCCGTCACGCCCGAGACGGTCAACTACGCGCCCGTGGTCTTTGTCGCAGCCACCATCGTTTCTGGTGTGTGGTACATTGTGTGGGGCAGGGAGAACTACGCCGGCCCTCCAGTCCAGGAGGAGTACAACTAG
- a CDS encoding short chain dehydrogenase — MTCNYGSYKSGSTVARKPLPLTILIIGGNRGIGLAFVRQYVALGFNVYTTYRKCSESEALELFALEAKNPNNLKVMTLDLADEDSINQAAEDFDGKQLDVLINCGAVCELNRPALETTADELMSRFRINCVGPFLTTRAFLPHLKRSRNLTGGDRSPLVVNMTSEMASLTENRPGNRPGTCLSYRASKAALNMTTVTLARELEDEGVACVALSPGRCVTKMAKWRGLMDPAESVEVMVDVIDSLRFDDSAKFLNFDGRPIAW; from the exons ATGACTTGCAACTATGGCAGCTACAAGTCGGGCAGCACCGTGGCTAGGAAGCCACTGCCCTTGACGATACTCATCATTGGCGGCAACCGGGGTATCGGCCTGGCGTTTGTGCGACAGTACGTTGCTCTCGGGTTCAACGTGTACACCACCTACCGGAAGTGTTCCGAGTCCGAGGCTCTCGAG CTCTTTGCATTGGAGGCCAAAAACCCCAACAACCTCAAAGTCATGACGCTTGACCTCGCGGACGAGGACTCGATCAACCAGGCTGCCGAGGACTTTGACGGGAAGCAGCTGGACGTGCTGATCAACTGCGGTG CCGTCTGCGAGCTCAACCGCCCAGCCCTCGAGACGACGGCCGACGAGCTCATGTCGCGCTTCCGCATCAACTGCGTGGGTCCGTTCCTGACCACGCGGGCCTTCCTCCCGCACCTGAAGCGCAGCCGAAACCTGACGGGCGGCGACCGCTCGCCGCTCGTGGTCAACATGACGTCCGAGATGGCGTCCCTGACCGAGAACCGGCCCGGCAACCGGCCGGGGACCTGCCTGTCGTACCGCGCCTCCAAGGCCGCGCTCAACATGACGACGGTGACGCTGGCGCGCGAGCTCGAGGACGAGGGCGTCGCGTGCGTGGCCCTGAGCCCCGGCCGGTGCGTCACCAAGATGGCAAAGTGGAGGGGCCTCATGGACCCGGCCGAGAGCGTCGAGGTCATGGTCGACGTCATCGACTCGCTGCGGTTTGACGACAGTGCAAAGTTTCTCAACTTTGATGGGAGGCCTATTGCTTGGTGA